From the genome of Flavobacteriales bacterium, one region includes:
- a CDS encoding alpha/beta fold hydrolase, translating to MKSTVDQIIGEISGKEVIMDSWLQDTPSPSLVLIHGFKGFKDWGHWNQLAEFFSQRGYNFFKFNLSHNGGTADQVIDFPDLEAFGMNNFDLEAKNVSMVLDYLSSKGLADRIALIGHSRGGSISILSALEDDRVKALVTLNAVTDIPLWMERYDTIEWRKQGVIHIPNARTGQQMPMYVQFLEDFERQRTRYDILRRASELTVPTLIIHCEDDRVVEVDQARRLNELLSDSHLLLIPHGGHTLGSRYPVKSEMLPAALHQAAEAINGFIRSIDW from the coding sequence ATGAAATCAACTGTAGACCAGATAATTGGAGAAATTTCAGGTAAAGAGGTCATCATGGATTCATGGTTGCAGGATACACCCTCTCCGTCCTTGGTGCTGATCCACGGATTCAAAGGATTCAAAGACTGGGGGCACTGGAATCAATTGGCCGAATTCTTTTCTCAAAGAGGCTACAACTTCTTCAAGTTCAATCTGAGCCATAATGGAGGCACGGCCGATCAAGTGATCGACTTTCCGGACCTAGAAGCATTTGGAATGAACAACTTCGATCTGGAGGCCAAGAATGTTTCCATGGTCTTGGATTACCTCAGTTCAAAAGGTCTTGCTGATCGTATCGCCCTGATAGGCCATAGCCGGGGAGGGAGTATCTCCATCCTCTCTGCCTTGGAAGATGATCGCGTAAAGGCCTTGGTCACTCTCAATGCGGTGACCGACATCCCTCTATGGATGGAGAGATACGATACCATCGAATGGCGCAAACAAGGAGTGATACATATCCCCAATGCTCGAACGGGACAGCAGATGCCCATGTATGTGCAATTCCTGGAGGATTTCGAGCGACAGCGAACACGCTACGACATATTGCGCAGGGCCAGTGAATTGACTGTTCCGACACTCATCATCCATTGTGAGGATGACCGCGTAGTAGAAGTGGATCAAGCGAGACGCCTGAATGAGTTACTTTCTGATTCCCACCTTTTGCTGATTCCTCATGGCGGCCATACGCTAGGATCGAGGTATCCTGTCAAAAGTGAAATGCTACCTGCCGCTCTCCATCAAGCCGCGGAGGCCATCAATGGATTCATCCGATCGATTGACTGGTGA
- the tsaD gene encoding tRNA (adenosine(37)-N6)-threonylcarbamoyltransferase complex transferase subunit TsaD, which yields MEKDRIILGIESSCDDTGAAIMKNGKILANVIADQKVHAKYGGVVPELASRAHQKNIVPTVQIALEEAGVKKEELSAIAYTKGPGLMGSLLVGTSFAKSMAMSLGIPSIGVDHMRGHIFSHFIDQDPPPAFPFLSLVVSGGHTQLVMVRGPHDMELIGKTLDDAAGEAFDKTAKMLGLPYPGGPIIDRKARSGTARFSFNKPRIEGLDMSFSGLKTSILYFLRDEKEKDPGFIEQHMDDICASVQSVITEILMEKLEKAIRIHRPQEIALAGGVAANSQIREAFEKMGKTMDIKTHIPPFKYCTDNAAMIAMVGDIDLGHGRVSSLDTVPITSQSIG from the coding sequence ATGGAAAAGGACCGTATCATATTGGGAATCGAATCCTCCTGTGATGACACCGGAGCAGCTATCATGAAGAACGGCAAAATACTTGCCAACGTGATCGCGGATCAGAAGGTACATGCCAAGTATGGTGGCGTAGTGCCTGAACTGGCTTCACGGGCGCACCAGAAGAACATAGTTCCTACGGTGCAGATCGCACTGGAGGAAGCCGGTGTGAAAAAAGAAGAGCTTTCGGCTATAGCCTATACCAAAGGGCCCGGACTGATGGGCTCTCTCCTGGTAGGTACATCATTCGCCAAATCCATGGCCATGTCGCTGGGCATCCCTAGTATCGGAGTGGATCATATGCGCGGTCATATCTTTTCTCATTTCATCGACCAGGATCCTCCGCCTGCTTTTCCATTCCTATCCCTGGTAGTATCCGGTGGACACACCCAATTGGTCATGGTGCGGGGGCCTCATGACATGGAACTGATCGGAAAAACACTGGATGACGCAGCAGGTGAAGCATTTGACAAGACGGCCAAGATGCTTGGACTCCCCTATCCCGGAGGGCCGATCATCGACCGCAAGGCACGGTCAGGTACGGCCAGATTCTCATTCAACAAACCTCGTATCGAGGGCTTGGATATGAGTTTCAGCGGCCTGAAGACCTCTATCCTATACTTTCTGCGGGATGAAAAGGAGAAGGACCCCGGGTTTATCGAACAGCATATGGATGACATATGCGCTTCTGTACAATCGGTCATTACTGAGATCCTGATGGAAAAACTGGAGAAGGCCATCCGCATACATCGACCGCAAGAAATAGCTCTCGCGGGCGGTGTGGCGGCCAACTCCCAGATACGTGAAGCATTCGAGAAAATGGGGAAGACCATGGATATCAAGACGCACATTCCTCCCTTTAAATACTGCACAGATAATGCAGCTATGATCGCGATGGTGGGTGATATCGACTTAGGCCATGGACGGGTATCCTCTTTGGACACCGTTCCTATCACCAGTCAATCGATCGGATGA
- a CDS encoding tetratricopeptide repeat protein, with amino-acid sequence MDVKHIWLVLFICTTTAFQAQDPVPSYMATVEGHLDNFNPKAALETLESALLTNPQDMTALLMKTDILIEMNKVKDAQEVLNKVFIVDDQYPRAFYERGKLKYQMGQRDSAIHYLDLGLAYDPDSDTKESIYSLKGIVYMSLDKYKQAEEMLYQASRCSEVSLETMKNFATVLYENGKLDEAVMILKETLEIFGNHLETYINTGYLCNMAHQYDEALYFSGKALEIEPDNPYAQANMALSYLRTGDLSKAIQLIDISIRNDNSNSFALRVKGECLLQMREKARACRAFRKAIKMGYTVQHEQTEITKLMVESCE; translated from the coding sequence ATGGACGTCAAACACATATGGCTTGTGCTGTTCATCTGCACAACTACCGCTTTCCAAGCCCAAGACCCTGTGCCATCCTATATGGCGACAGTTGAAGGTCATCTGGATAATTTCAATCCCAAGGCTGCTCTGGAGACTTTAGAATCAGCTCTACTTACGAATCCTCAGGATATGACTGCCCTTCTGATGAAGACAGATATTCTGATCGAGATGAACAAGGTGAAGGACGCTCAAGAGGTCCTGAATAAGGTATTCATTGTCGATGATCAGTATCCGCGTGCATTCTATGAGCGCGGTAAGCTCAAGTACCAGATGGGTCAGCGGGACAGTGCCATTCACTATCTGGATCTGGGTCTGGCCTATGACCCCGATAGCGATACCAAGGAGAGTATCTACAGCCTGAAGGGCATTGTTTATATGAGCCTGGACAAGTATAAACAAGCCGAAGAAATGCTTTATCAGGCATCCCGATGCAGCGAGGTAAGCTTGGAGACCATGAAGAATTTTGCGACCGTACTCTATGAGAACGGCAAACTGGATGAAGCGGTGATGATCCTCAAGGAAACGCTGGAGATATTCGGGAATCATCTCGAGACCTACATCAATACCGGATACCTGTGTAATATGGCCCATCAGTACGATGAAGCCCTGTACTTTTCAGGTAAAGCCTTGGAGATCGAGCCAGACAACCCCTATGCCCAAGCCAATATGGCCCTATCCTACTTGCGTACCGGTGACCTGAGCAAGGCCATCCAGTTGATAGATATATCTATACGGAACGATAATTCCAATTCATTTGCCCTGCGTGTGAAAGGGGAATGCCTCCTACAGATGCGTGAGAAAGCGAGAGCATGTAGAGCCTTCAGAAAGGCCATCAAGATGGGTTATACCGTACAGCACGAACAGACGGAGATCACCAAACTGATGGTGGAGAGTTGCGAGTGA